Proteins encoded by one window of Anguilla rostrata isolate EN2019 chromosome 9, ASM1855537v3, whole genome shotgun sequence:
- the LOC135262502 gene encoding olfactory receptor 52K2-like gives MEMKPNSSDLPPFFYMEALGLLPSQTYFAVVMGTVAYCFILAGNMTMILSITLNRSLHKPMYLMLLNLPVNDLMGATAFFPQLISSIALEDRSISCAACFLQGLLVHLYGGGAYIILTAMAYDRFLAICYPLRYSTLMSNANLLKIIVVMWLLDLVLISVLFCLIARFRFCGNSIADMYCNNPSLVKLVCGDTSINNYYGLFLSSFLQGMSLLAVVFTYVQILVACLTNKQSDTKSKALRTCATHLVIFLVFQVTAIFKVVSHKLNQSPYLKRAMGVSMLLFPPMFNPLIYGLNTKEIRSVVIHFITKKKATSFDR, from the coding sequence ATGGAGATGAAGCCCAACAGCTCAGACCTTCCGCCATTTTTTTACATGGAGGCCCTGGGCTTACTGCCATCCCAGACCTACTTTGCTGTCGTCATGGGGACAGTGGCCTATTGCTTTATCTTGGCTGGCAACATGACCATGATCCTGAGCATCACCCTGAACAGAAGTCTGCACAAACCCATGTACCTGATGCTCCTCAACCTGCCCGTCAACGACCTGATGGGTGCCACCGCTTTCTTTCCCCAGCTCATCAGCAGCATCGCCTTGGAGGACCGCTCTATCTCCTGTGCAGCCTGCTTCCTTCAGGGGCTGCTGGTGCACCTGTACGGGGGCGGAGCCTACATCATCCTCACTGCCATGGCGTACGACCGCTTCCTGGCCATCTGCTACCCACTCAGGTACAGCACCCTCATGAGCAATGCCAACCTGCTGAAGATTATTGTGGTGATGTGGCTGTTGGACCTGGTCCTGATCTCAGTCCTCTTCTGTCTGATTGCTCGGTTCCGGTTCTGTGGGAATAGCATCGCTGACATGTACTGCAATAACCCCAGCCTGGTCAAGCTGGTCTGTGGAGACACCAGCATCAACAACTACTAcggcctcttcctctcttctttcctgCAAGGGATGTCCCTGCTCGCTGTGGTCTTCACCTACGTCCAGATCCTGGTGGCCTGCCTCACCAACAAGCAGTCAGACACCAAGAGCAAGGCCCTGCGTACCTGTGCCACTCACCTGGTGATCTTCCTGGTGTTCCAGGTCACTGCCATATTCAAGGTGGTCTCCCACAAGTTAAACCAGTCCCCATACCTGAAAAGGGCCATGGGGGTCTCCATGTTACTGTTTCCACCCATGTTTAACCCCCTGATATACGGATTAAACACCAAAGAAATTAGAAGTGtagtaatacattttatcaCAAAGAAAAAGGCTACCAGCTTTGACAGATGA